Below is a genomic region from Nitrospiraceae bacterium.
CAACGATGGATAAAAATCCGCGTTTGCAATATCAAGTGTTGACGGCCACAGCCGGGCTGCGGACCACCTCACCCTTTGGTTGGATGGATCGGTTTCAAGCGGCGGGCTTGTTGCCGGATCCCAGAGCCCATCAGATTCCCGATCATGCACGGTCTGCGTAATTAACGTTGGAGTCCATCTTCGTCGCTCATCCTTTTTCCAATATTTGGCTCGTATCCTATGCCGACATCACTATTGCCGTCACTCGAACTTCCCGAAGACCTGAGGGAAACACTCGAACAATATGTAAAAGAGCTTCAGAAGGATTGGGGGGCTGATTTAGAGAGCCTTCTTCTGTATGGCAGCGCGGCTCGGGGGGATTTTATTGCCGGCCGATCCAATTTTAATTTTTTGGTGCTGGTCCGGGCACTATCGGTGAGCGGGCTCCAGCGTGCAGGACAATTACATCGCAAATGGGGGAAGCATCAAATCGTCGCGCCTCTGGTGATGACGCAGGAGGAATTGTCCCAAACCCGTACTCTGTTCCCATTGGAATATTTTCAAATGCAAGAGCATCATGTGCGCTTGGCCGGCAAAGACCCGTTCGGCGCAGGGCACATTGATCGTCCACAATTGGGATGGCAATGTGAGCATGAACTCCTGGCGAATGTGTTCCGGATGCGGCAACGATTTGTTGAAGGGGAAGGACGACCCGAGGCCATCCGGGCTTTGCTTATGCTTTCCATTACCTCCGTTCTCCCATGTGTGCGGGGTATTCTGCGGGTCCTGGGTCATCCCTCAAAGGGAAAAGATGTGCAGATTCTTGAATGTCTTCCCCATGCCCTGCAGTTTGACCCCACGGTCCTCGTCGAAGTCCTGCAGATGAAGCGAGGCCTGAATAGTCCGGGTTCTCTTGAATGGTCCAAGGTGTATGAGCGGTATCTTCAGTCTGTGGAGGGTTTGTTGAAACAGGTTCAGGCGGTTCGTCAGGAGAGCGGAGTAGGATGATGCCCACCAGAAGGCTTGTCGGTCCGCTCATTCTGGTGGTTGTGTTGGCTTTTTCTGCCGTCTCAATGGGGATGACTCCCCAGGAACAAAACCTCCCAACCCCGTTGGGGTATGTGAGTGATTATGCCCACCTGCTCGATGAGGAATGGCACAAACAAATTCGATCCGTGTGCAAAGATCTTGAATCGTCTTCCGGTGTGGAAATGCTGGTGGTGACCCTCCCGAGCATCAGCCCTCTTTCCCATGCCCAGGAGTATGCCTCCCGTCTCTATGAAGCCTGGCGGATTGGAACGGCGCAACAGGAGCGTGGCATCCTGTTACTGGTGGCGGTCAAAGAACGCCAAGCGGTGGTGGTGGTGGGGAAGAACCTTTTGTCGGTCGTGACTCCCCAACAATTGGATGAGATTTCTCTTAAGCATTTGCGTCCAATGTTCCGCTCTGGAGAGTATGGGATCAATATCTACCGGTCTGCCGTATCCCTTTCCACGCTGGCCGCACGGGCTCCTATTCAGAAGGACAAACCCAAGCCTCAGCGATCGGCCGCTTTTTGGATGAATATCGCGGTGGTGGTGCTAATGGTTTACGCGCTCTGGCGGTTCACCCGTCCTGAACGGCGACATCCGTTTTCCCGTTGGAAAAGGGGAGAATATTGGGGAACCGGTCAGGGGGGATTTGGCGGAAACTTTGGAGGATTTGGGGGAGGAACGGGAGGTCAGGGCTTACGTTGAAGAAGCTGGACTGGACCGAGCGACCTCTTTTTTCCTTACGCATCGTGAAATGTGTGGGGAAGATATTTGTGGTACGGTTTTCCTGCCCTGCCTTTCCAGAATGTCCACCCGTTCCATAACCCTTTTTATTTCGAGAGTAGGGATGGGAAGATCCATCGCTATAAGCAATCCATAAACCCCAGGCCGACTTCATGTTGGCCCGGGGTTCTGTTTTATGACAGCATTTTGTGATTTTCAAACGTGAGGGATCGCACGACGATTTCCCCGTTTTCATAAGAAATGATGCGTCGGGTGGCTGGAAGGTCTGAGTTGCCTATTCTGATATGGGTATCCGAAAAACTGTCGACATTTTTCAGTGACCGGTCTTTTGGAGAAAAATAATAGACCGTATATCGTGTGGTGAGATAATGCCCATCCTGGGTGACTGCACTCTCTTCCACGTTGATGGTAAAAGCCGCCTGCGGCATATTTCGATTGATTTGGGTAATGCGGTTGTCTTTCACCCGGTACCATGAACCCATTCCGTCTCCATGAATGGTGATCCGTTGACCTAAAGGGTGCTGTTCTTCTCCTCCTAACGTCAGGGTATGTTTCCCGTCTGATTCCTGAAACGTTCTAGGCCCCCGATGGACGGCAATCATTCCAATCTGGTTTTGGGCCCACGTTTGTAATTCGGTATCATCGATACCCACCGTCACTTCCCGCGGCCCTTTTACGGTCACCGTCCCTTTGGTTTCTTTTCCGTTCACATTAATACGCAGGTCGGCCTGAAAGCCTTTAAAGTCCGGTTGCCACCGTGCGGTTTTAGCAAAGGCGGCTTGGAGCAGCTCGCGGGCTTTTGGATCATCCTGGACTTCGGTGGTTGGTTGCTCTGCTGTATTCTTTTCCATGTCGTAGGCTCCTTTTCCTGTCATGTCGGGTATGTGATCAGACTGATAGAGCGAATACTGCTGCTCATTATAAGGATCTCAGGAGAGGGGGACAACCGTTCAGATGGCGCGAGGTCACGAGGACTCTTGAAGTCCTCAGTCTCATTGACTGTACGGGAAATTTTGCCGGCTCCACCATTAAACTTTTCAAAAACCCTCTGTCAGAAACTAATCTTTGTTAAAGGTTTAA
It encodes:
- a CDS encoding DUF3386 domain-containing protein; this translates as MEKNTAEQPTTEVQDDPKARELLQAAFAKTARWQPDFKGFQADLRINVNGKETKGTVTVKGPREVTVGIDDTELQTWAQNQIGMIAVHRGPRTFQESDGKHTLTLGGEEQHPLGQRITIHGDGMGSWYRVKDNRITQINRNMPQAAFTINVEESAVTQDGHYLTTRYTVYYFSPKDRSLKNVDSFSDTHIRIGNSDLPATRRIISYENGEIVVRSLTFENHKMLS
- a CDS encoding TPM domain-containing protein; amino-acid sequence: MMPTRRLVGPLILVVVLAFSAVSMGMTPQEQNLPTPLGYVSDYAHLLDEEWHKQIRSVCKDLESSSGVEMLVVTLPSISPLSHAQEYASRLYEAWRIGTAQQERGILLLVAVKERQAVVVVGKNLLSVVTPQQLDEISLKHLRPMFRSGEYGINIYRSAVSLSTLAARAPIQKDKPKPQRSAAFWMNIAVVVLMVYALWRFTRPERRHPFSRWKRGEYWGTGQGGFGGNFGGFGGGTGGQGLR